A genome region from Mercenaria mercenaria strain notata chromosome 11, MADL_Memer_1, whole genome shotgun sequence includes the following:
- the LOC123531412 gene encoding serine/threonine-protein phosphatase 6 regulatory ankyrin repeat subunit B-like, protein MLLKTQMAGYEFYDAVLNNELTALKRIVAQYKNDLNAKFVEVRKKNHADLCPIHLAAYRGYTYMLQYLIESKCDVNKTTSTLRRTALHFAVLRHKMACMLLLIAAGAKLDVKDTFGNSPCHYAADDGYCQFLDVLIRRGVNVDIQDITSKTPLMKAVRNNKTDAVLRLLRGNSNINITDRNSDMALHYAARNGCADIIDILIASHSQVDVQNYWGRTPLMEAVCYNHREAVARLIRANCDLNRREFKTGDTALHIAIKRNYTAVVELLLAAGTRHDIYNHQGETAAYEAVISNKLDVIKLMVIHNCDLEQPIKYFCTGVYKSLFQLAAEKGHFDICRLLAKYGYVDFSARVHFYAGYVPTRVGSETDEVLHWLRRKMQTATSLQRLCRKVIRRRLGHNILEKIDKVNMPKALKEYVLISDFKETHDQFSPEL, encoded by the coding sequence ATGCTATTAAAAACGCAAATGGCGGGCTATGAGTTCTATGATGCGGTCCTCAACAACGAGTTGACCGCATTAAAACGGATAGTCGCTCAATATAAAAATGACCTTAATGCGAAGTTTGTGGAAGTACGGAAGAAAAACCACGCTGATCTGTGTCCGATCCATTTAGCAGCGTATCGGGGCTACACATACATGCTACAGTACCTCATCGAGTCGAAATGTGACGTGAACAAAACAACGTCAACACTCAGACGAACGGCTCTCCATTTTGCCGTGTTGCGACACAAGATGGCGTGTATGTTGCTACTAATTGCGGCAGGGGCCAAACTTGACGTCAAGGACACGTTTGGTAACTCACCTTGCCATTACGCCGCTGACGACGGGTACTGCCAGTTTTTGGACGTGTTAATCAGACGTGGCGTAAACGTGGATATTCAGGACATCACGTCAAAAACACCGCTAATGAAGGCAGTCAGAAACAACAAAACGGACGCCGTCTTGAGATTACTAAGGGGAAACAGTAACATCAACATAACGGACCGTAACAGCGACATGGCGTTACATTACGCCGCAAGAAACGGGTGTGCGGATATCATCGATATTTTGATAGCGTCACACAGTCAGGTTGACGTTCAAAACTACTGGGGACGGACCCCTCTCATGGAAGCAGTGTGCTATAACCACCGAGAAGCAGTGGCACGGTTGATTCGTGCAAACTGTGATCTCAACAGGCGAGAATTCAAAACCGGCGATACTGCACTGCATATCGCGATAAAACGGAACTATACCGCAGTAGTTGAGCTTCTCCTCGCGGCCGGCACGCGACATGACATTTATAACCACCAGGGGGAGACTGCGGCGTACGAAGCCGTGATTAGCAACAAACTAGATGTGATTAAACTTATGGTGATCCATAATTGTGATTTAGAACAACCAATTAAGTACTTCTGCACAGGCGTTTACAAATCTTTGTTTCAATTAGCCGCTGAAAAGGGACATTTTGATATATGTCGTCTGCTTGCGAAGTACGGATACGTGGATTTCTCCGCACGTGTTCATTTCTACGCTGGTTACGTACCAACACGTGTTGGAAGCGAGACAGACGAAGTGCTGCACTGGTTGCGCCGGAAGATGCAGACGGCAACATCACTACAACGGCTGTGCCGGAAAGTGATACGGCGACGTCTAGGTCACAACATTTTGGAAAAGATCGATAAGGTGAACATGCCGAAGGCATTAAAAGAATATGTGCTAATTTCTGACTTTAAAGAAACACATGATCAATTCTCACCAGAACTGTGA
- the LOC123531640 gene encoding proline-rich transmembrane protein 1-like gives MSETASDPPPPYPGTGPGFEQNSTLAVSVGQTNYGFSAPQYPAYIPPPQQHIVRQQHTNIVIAQISGGDNVYRSEPLPVDYTSQAWIACLCCFWPTGLVAIMKATESRDALARGDLTGAHIAAEGARNMIKISLAAGIISLIVLIFIIVVTSAS, from the exons ATGAGTGAAACAG CATCAGATCCCCCACCCCCATACCCTGGGACGGGACCAGGTTTTGAGCAAAACTCTACCCTGGCTGTCTCAGTTGGACAGACTAATTATGGCTTCTCTGCTCCTCAGTATCCGGCGTATATTCCTCCTCCACAGCAACACATCGTTAGGCAACAACATACTAATATAGTG ATAGCTCAAATTAGCGGAGGAGACAATGTATACAGGAGCGAACCTCTGCCAGTCGACTATACAAGCCAAGCCTGGATAGCATGTCTCTGCTGTTTCTGGCCAACAGGTCTTGTTGCTATAATGAAAGCTACAGAG TCACGTGACGCTCTAGCACGAGGTGATCTCACAGGTGCACACATAGCAGCAGAAGGAGCACGGAATATGATCAAAATAAGTTTGGCCGCGGGGATCATCAGCCTCATCGTGCTGATTTTCATCATTGTAGTTACATCTGCATCCTAA
- the LOC123532840 gene encoding 26S proteasome non-ATPase regulatory subunit 11-like — translation MTEELQKAIDIKATNKPGAIDILHSIVKRDADLNNEESVKVKEQSILELGALLAQSKQAEELAGLIKFTRPFLGMVSKAKAAKLVRALVDLFLDMEAGTGKEVDLCKECIDWAKDEKRTFLRQALEARLIALYFETKKYQDALLLTSSLLRELKKLDDKALLVEVQLLESKVYHALSNLPKARAALTSGRTTANGIYCPPKLQAALDLQSGILHAAEERDFKTAYSYFYEAFEGYDSIDSPKAIVALKYMLLMKIMLNVADEVQAIVSGKLALKYSGPEVEAMKSIATASHKRSLADFQKTLVTYKSQLEEDPIVSAHLKTLYDNLLEQNLCRIIEPFSKVQVQHVANLIKLPVANVEKKLSQMILDRKFHGILDQGAGVLVVFDETEADKTYETALETIQDMGKVVDALYNKAKKLS, via the exons ATGACGGAAGAATTACAAAAAGCCATTGATATCAAGGCCACAAACAAACCAGGCGCCATTGACATATTACATAGTATTG TGAAACGAGATGCTGACTTGAACAATGAGGAAAGCGTGAAAGTAAAGGAGCAATCAATTCTGGAACTGGGCGCCCTTCTGGCACAGTCAAAACAAGCAGAGG AGCTTGCTGGTCTGATTAAATTCACACGACCATTTCTGGGTATGGTTAGCAAAGCAAAGGCAGCAAAATTGGTACGAGCGTTGGTTGATCTTTTCCTGGATATGGAAGCTGGTACAGGGAAAGAG GTTGATCTATGTAAAGAATGTATAGACTGGGCCAAAGATGAAAAGAGAACTTTCCTGAGACAAGCTTTGGAG GCCAGATTAATTGCGTTATATTTTGAGACCAAAAAATATCAGGATGCACTTTTATTAA CATCATCATTactgagagaactgaaaaagttAGATGATAAAGCATTGTTAGTGGAAGTACAGTTGTTAGAATCAAAAGTATACCATGCATTGAGTAACCTACCTAAAGCCAGGGCGGCACTGACCTCGGGGAGAACCACAGCTAATGGAATATATTGTCCACCAAAACTCCAGGCAGCTCTTGATCTACAGTCAG GTATATTGCACGCGGCAGAAGAGAGAGACTTTAAAACAGCGTACTCATATTTCTACGAAGCATTTGAAGGCTACGATTCCATCGACAGTCCTAAAGCTATAGTTGCCCTTAAATATATGTTGTTGATGAAGATTATGCTCAATGT AGCAGATGAGGTACAGGCGATAGTGAGTGGAAAGTTGGCATTGAAGTATTCAGGACCAGAAGTAGAAGCTATGAAATCTATAGCAACAGCCAGTCATAAACGATCTCTAGCAGACTTTCAGAAG ACATTGGTTACCTATAAGTCACAGCTGGAGGAAGATCCCATTGTCTCGGCACATCTAAAAACATTATATGATAATTTATTGGAACAGAATCTCTGTAGAATTATAGAGCCATTCTCTAAAGTACAG gtGCAGCATGTAGCAAACTTGATCAAATTACCAGTG gcCAACGTGGAGAAGAAACTTTCACAGATGATCCTTGATAGAAAATTCCATG gaATTTTGGACCAGGGTGCAGGTGTACTGGTTGTGTTTGATGAGACCGAAGCTGACAAAACTTATGAGACTGCACTGGAAACCATCCAGGATATGGGAAAAGTTGTTGATGCTCTCTACAACAAGGCAAAGAAACTGTCGTAA